From the Daucus carota subsp. sativus chromosome 8, DH1 v3.0, whole genome shotgun sequence genome, one window contains:
- the LOC108197503 gene encoding auxin-responsive protein IAA12 yields MSSAYQNEGELELGLGLSLHTGSCSKNNNDTQWGGEHVKKIKTAKDSVASQGDFSASPPAVSQVVGWPPIRSYRMNNIINQTKSTNGDQEEKEMDVNDTSKDSSKKINHGRDNNDTTTKERGLVKFVKVNMDGLQIGRKIDLSVHACYETLARTIEEMFFKSSTTMNSIGLAGMKKQTVQPSKLLDGSSEFVLTYEDKEGDWMLVGDVPWGMFLNTAKRLRIMKTSEAGSLAPRLQERPDTQKTKPPQHH; encoded by the exons ATGTCTTCTGCTTACCAAAATGAAGGTGAACTTGAACTGGGCCTTGGCTTGAGTCTCCATACTGGCTCTTgtagtaaaaataataatgatactcAGTGGGGTGGTGAGCATGTTAAGAAGATAAAGACTGCTAAAGATTCTGTTGCTTCTCAGGGTGACTTCTCTGCTTCTCCTCCTGCTGTCAG TCAGGTTGTAGGATGGCCACCCATAAGGAGTTACAGGATGAACAACATAATTAACCAAACAAAGTCCACAAATGGtgatcaagaagaaaaggaaatggATGTGAATGATACAAGTAAAGATTCTTCGAAGAAAATCAACCATGGAAGAGACAACAATGATACTACTACTAAAGAAAGAGGACTCGTTAAATTTGTGAAGGTGAATATGGACGGATTACAAATAGGACGGAAAATAGACCTGAGTGTCCATGCTTGTTATGAAACTTTAGCTCGAACAATTGAGGAGATGTTCTTTAAGTCCTCCACGACCATGAATTCTATTG GCCTTGCTGGAATGAAAAAACAAACTGTGCAACCATCAAAGCTTTTAGATGGATCCTCTGAGTTTGTGCTCACCTATGAAGATAAAGAAGGAGACTGGATGCTTGTTGGAGATGTTCCATGGGG AATGTTTCTGAATACTGCAAAAAGGCTTAGGATCATGAAGACATCCGAAGCAGGCAGCCTAG CCCCCAGGCTCCAAGAAAGACCTGACACGCAGAAAACGAAGCCGCCTCAGCATCACTGA